From Pseudodesulfovibrio nedwellii:
TCAGCTCAGAACTGTATGCCAGGTGCTTAGCGGATTCCTTATCAGGATAATGGAAGGTCTCACACTCATCTTCTTCAGTGCTGCTTTCGTCGCAAGGCAATTCTTCTTCACATGCTTCGCCGCATGGGTCGTAAGAAACGCCTTCCATCAACAGAGTGGTATCAACGATGAAAGCGACAGAGGACGGAGTGCGACCATCTGCGGTCTTAATGCCACCGTTTGCAGCCATGGCTTCAAATTCGGCAGAAGTCACGACGTTCTTGATGGAACCGTAACCCAAAGGAGCCAAGAATTCGGTCTTGCCCGGCACGAATCCGGTAGCCATGACGACTGCGCCGATCTCGTACTCGGTACCAGCGATGGTAGCCTTGTACTGAGCCGGAGCGCCAGCCAGGGCTTCAACAGTAGCACCGGTAATAACCTGAATCTTGTCGTTGGACTCGACCTGGCTAATAACACCGGCAATATCAATCTTCTCCGCACGGTCACCAAAAGGTGCACCCAGCGGATAGGATTTATACATGGTAGCAGCCTTGCCACCAAGCTTATCATCCTGTTCAACGAGGATTACGGAGTAACCCACACTGGCAGCGTTGAGAGCCGCGTTCAAACCGGTGTAACCACCACCCACGACCAAAATGGTCTTGTAGGGATCCGGCAGTTCCGGTTCGGGAATCCGGCTGTTGAACAGCTTGATGATTCCCATGTTAGTGTAATCCTTGGCGATGACTTCCATCTGACCAGGGAACTGAGGATCTTCCTGATAGGACCAGACGCACTGCTCACGCAGAGAGACTCGTTCCACCTGGACTTTTTCGCCGAACTTGAAAACGTCCCACTTGGCGCGGGGCGAGCAGGCGCAGCAAACCACGCCATCCAGATCGTTCTCGGCGATATCGGCCTCAATCATGGCCTTGCCTTCCGGGCTACAAAGAACCGGGTTGGACTTGGCCACGGCAACGTAGGAGGAGTGTTTGCCATTGGCAGCGAATTCGGCCAGGGCATCGACATCGAGATTTGCCCCGATGTCACAACCTCCACAGATATATACTCCAAGCTTTTCAGCCATTGGTTACCTCCCTACCACGGTTTGAATCGCCTTCATCGCGGCAGCAGTGCCGGACTGGGCGGACTTCATGACGTCAAAGGGCTGTTTGGCACAACCGGCGGCAATGATTCCTTCGCCGTCGATGACGAAACCGTCAACGTCAATCTTTCCAGCCGGGGCCTTAAGACCAGCACAGCTGGGCTCCATACCGGTAGCCAGAACGACCATGTCATATGTCTCTTCGGTCTTGATACCGGTGAGCGCATTTTCCACGGTGACGATGGGGTTGCCTTGGGCGTCTTCAACAATGTCAGCGACCTTGCCCTTAACCAAGCTGAGTTTTTCATCGGCTTCGGTGATGGACTTGAACTTGTCATAACGACCGGGGGTACGCAGATCAATGTAGTAGATCGTTGCACTGGCGTCAGAACGTTCACGGACATAGCGAACATGCTTAAGTGAAGCCATGCAGCAAATGTAGGAACAGTAGTTCAGATGATTCTGGTCGCGAGAACCGGCACACTGGACAAAAGCAATCTTCTTGGGTTCTGCACCGTCAGAAGGACGCTGAATCTTACCAGAGGTCGGGCCGTTAGGCGCACACAGACGCTCGAACTGCATGTTGGTGACCACATTTTTCAAAGTACCGCCACCAAGGTTGGTCAGCTTGGAAACATCATAAGGTTTCCAACCCGTTGCAACAACAATAGCACCGACAGCCAAGTCAATTTCCTTGGCAGCGTCGTCCAGCTCAACGGCATCGTACGGACAGGATGCCTTAATGGCTTCCAGTTCGGACTCGGATGCATTCTCAGCATCCACAACGTAGCGCATGGGGAACATGAAGGGATGTGTCTTGTATGCCAGACTGCGAGTACCTGTGCCGAAATCAAATTCGGACTCGATCTTGGTGGAAGTTGCCTTCTCACACTTGCCACAGGCAGTACATTTTTCATTCACGAAGCGAGGACGCTGCGTGATCTTGACATCGTAGTTACCGGCGGTACCGGAAACGGATGTCACATCGGCCATTGTAATGACCTTTACATTTGGATTGTTCTTAATCCGTTGAAACTGAATCTCCAGACCACAGGACGGAGGACACAGCTTAGGGAAATACCGATTCAGCTGTGCAACCCTACCACCAATGTAGGGGTTTGTTTCAACGATGTAAACCTCGTAGCCGACTTCGGCAGCTTCGAGGGCGGCGGTGATTCCTGCGAACCCCCCGCCTACAACGAGAATACTATTATTCGACATTCTCTTAATTCCTCCCGAATAAAGTTGAGGCTCAGCCAACAAAATGGCCTAAACCCGGACCGGGAGCCCGTTCCCGGCCCGGATTCAGACCATTTTAGCCCCGGACATTTAGAAGTGTCCGCGGGCCGGGGGCCCGCGGACACGGGGTGATCATTACCTAATGCTTAGGCGTCGGGGATGATCTTGACGTAAGGCTTCTTGAAGATAGTAGTCACGCCAGTGGCGGGATCGTACGTGGAGTTACAGAAGCACTTCCACTTGGAATCGTCCAGACCCATGAAGTCGCCGCGGTAGTAGAAGCCCGGGTAACGGGATTCTTCACGGAACTCGATGTGCTGCATGTGCAGGCGGACGGTCCAGAGGCGGTGGAACTGTTCCCAACAGCGCATCAGTTCGTGGAGATCACGAGCTGCGAGCTTCTTGGAATCTTCTTCCATCATGCCGATCAACCAGAAACCGGTGTTCAGCAGAGCCTTGGAGGTCATGTACAGAGTAGCAACACCACCACCATATTCATCGGTGCACTTAATGAGGCGCATCATGAAGTTATGGGGAGTGATGTAAGCAGGGTTGACAACAGGATCGGTGGAACCGGCCTTGTTCTCTTCGTATGTGTACCAGGGCTGATAGAGCTCTTTAGCGAGATCAGCAGCGGTTTCCTTGATTGCGGGCTTGAAGTCCTTGTGGTCGACAACCCAACGGACCATCTGCTTACCGACGATGCGGCCTTCAGCATGGGAACCGGAGGAGAACTTGTGACCAGAAGCGCCAACACCATCAGCACAAGTCCAGAGGCCGTTGACGGAGGTCATACGGTTGTAGACCTTACCGTTGTCAGCTTTGATCTTGTAAGACTCGGGAACCCATTCTTCATCAGGGCCGGAACACCAGATGCCGCAGCAACCGGAGTGAGAGCCGAGGAGGTAAGGTTCGGTAGGCATGATTTCAGAACCACGATCCTCAGGAGCGCAGTTAGTAGCAGCCCAGAGGTTAGCCTGGCCAACGCACATGTCGAGGAAATCTTCCCAAGCTTCAGACTCGAGATGCTTCCATTCGGGACCGGACAGGTCGCCGCCAACAGTGTTCAGCAGGGCAGTCTTGGTGTCCATGAAGATCGGGCCGCGGCCTTCACGCATTTCACGGAGCATCATGTGGTTACGCAAGCAGGTGGGGATAATGTGACCCTTGGCGTAGCCGCGATCCTCGTAAGGCTTCAGCATAGCACGGTTGGTCTCACAGTAATCTTCACCCTTGTAGTTGGTAGCTTTGGCCTTGAAGAGGAGGAACCAAGCGCCGACCGGACCGTAACCATCTTTGAAACGGGCGGGGACGAAGCGGTTTTCCATCATGGTCATTTCGCCGCCAACCTGGGCAACCATGGTGTAAGTGGAACCTGCGTTCCATACGGGGTACCATGCGCGACCCATTCCCTCTCCAGTGGAGCGGGGACGGTACACGTTAACAGCACCACCACAAGCGACAACAGCTGCGTTGCACTTGTAGACGTAAACTTTATTCTCGCGAGTGGAGAAACCAACAGCACCAGCGATGCGGTTAGGCTCGTTAGCGTCCAGCAACATCTTAACGATGAATACACGCTCAACGTAACGATCTTCACCAATGGCGTTCTTGGCAGCTTCAGCAACGATGCACTTGTAGGACTCACCGTTGATCATGATCTGCCAACGACCGGAGCGAACCGGAGCGTCGCCGTTACGGATGGCGAGGCCTTCAGCCTTAGCCTTGGCACCGTCGAGGTTCTTGCCGTCTTTCTTAACCCAAACGGGGAGGCCCCATTCTTCAAAGAGATGGACAGAATCATCAACGTGACGGCCGAGGTCGAAGATCAAATCTTCGCGGACGATGCCCATGAGGTCGGTACGGACCATACGGACGTAATCGTCGACATCGTTGTCGCCGCAGTATGTGTTAATAGCAGACAAACCCTGAGCAATTGCGCCGGAGCGATCAAGAGCAGCCTTGTCAACGAGTTCGAGGGTGATGGACGGATCGACTTTTTCGATCCAGCGCATGGCTTCGAAAGCGGCACCGCAGTTACCCATGCCACCGCCGACCATCAGAATATCAACGTCTTTTTCGATGATTTCCGGCTCGGCGAGAGCAACACCCTTGGAAGCTTCTTTGCTGGGAAGCAGAGGCATAATATTTCTCCTAGTATTTAACGTGATTCAAGCAGTCTTAAAGACAATTACACAGGCTGGACTAGACCAGGCTGCCGTAATCTTCCATCTTCCACTCTTTCTTCAGGTCAGCTTCGGTGATGGAAGCTTCTTCCATTGCAGTCGCAATCGGGGTAACGAGTTCAGACTCGGTGAACAACAATTCGTTGTCCAGATCGGTCGGCTCGGGCTTACCTTCGAAAGGCTTGATGGAACCTTCAGCAGTAGTACGGATGGGGAACTTGAAACGTTTCACGCTGCCATTACGGAATTTGATGGTCCACATGATATCTTCAGCGGAGCGCATCGGGATGGAAGTACCACCCATGGGGGCGAAGTCGGCATACGGACGGGCTTCAATAGCGCCCTGGGGGCAAATTTTCACGCAAGAATAACATTCCCAACATGCAGATGGTTCCTGGTTGTAAGCTTTCATTTCGTCAGCATCCAGAATCATCAAGTCGTTAGGGCAAATGTACATGCAAGCGGTCTTTTCGCCACCCTTGCAGCCATCACATTTTTCCGGGTTAACAAAGGTCGGCATAACTTCTCCTCCTAAATAGGGTTTTATTATTCACAAGAACCGACATCCTCTACCTAAACAAAATATGCTCCACACAGTTCAACTGTGCGGAATCTGGGAATTAGCAAGACGATCATCCCTTGTCAACGTGAAAGTGAATTTTTTAACAAGCGACCCCTTTCTTACCAGGCACCAACCTCTTGGATATCGGCATAAAACC
This genomic window contains:
- the aprA gene encoding adenylyl-sulfate reductase subunit alpha, which codes for MPLLPSKEASKGVALAEPEIIEKDVDILMVGGGMGNCGAAFEAMRWIEKVDPSITLELVDKAALDRSGAIAQGLSAINTYCGDNDVDDYVRMVRTDLMGIVREDLIFDLGRHVDDSVHLFEEWGLPVWVKKDGKNLDGAKAKAEGLAIRNGDAPVRSGRWQIMINGESYKCIVAEAAKNAIGEDRYVERVFIVKMLLDANEPNRIAGAVGFSTRENKVYVYKCNAAVVACGGAVNVYRPRSTGEGMGRAWYPVWNAGSTYTMVAQVGGEMTMMENRFVPARFKDGYGPVGAWFLLFKAKATNYKGEDYCETNRAMLKPYEDRGYAKGHIIPTCLRNHMMLREMREGRGPIFMDTKTALLNTVGGDLSGPEWKHLESEAWEDFLDMCVGQANLWAATNCAPEDRGSEIMPTEPYLLGSHSGCCGIWCSGPDEEWVPESYKIKADNGKVYNRMTSVNGLWTCADGVGASGHKFSSGSHAEGRIVGKQMVRWVVDHKDFKPAIKETAADLAKELYQPWYTYEENKAGSTDPVVNPAYITPHNFMMRLIKCTDEYGGGVATLYMTSKALLNTGFWLIGMMEEDSKKLAARDLHELMRCWEQFHRLWTVRLHMQHIEFREESRYPGFYYRGDFMGLDDSKWKCFCNSTYDPATGVTTIFKKPYVKIIPDA
- the aprB gene encoding adenylyl-sulfate reductase subunit beta; amino-acid sequence: MPTFVNPEKCDGCKGGEKTACMYICPNDLMILDADEMKAYNQEPSACWECYSCVKICPQGAIEARPYADFAPMGGTSIPMRSAEDIMWTIKFRNGSVKRFKFPIRTTAEGSIKPFEGKPEPTDLDNELLFTESELVTPIATAMEEASITEADLKKEWKMEDYGSLV
- a CDS encoding CoB--CoM heterodisulfide reductase iron-sulfur subunit A family protein; its protein translation is MKRMSNNSILVVGGGFAGITAALEAAEVGYEVYIVETNPYIGGRVAQLNRYFPKLCPPSCGLEIQFQRIKNNPNVKVITMADVTSVSGTAGNYDVKITQRPRFVNEKCTACGKCEKATSTKIESEFDFGTGTRSLAYKTHPFMFPMRYVVDAENASESELEAIKASCPYDAVELDDAAKEIDLAVGAIVVATGWKPYDVSKLTNLGGGTLKNVVTNMQFERLCAPNGPTSGKIQRPSDGAEPKKIAFVQCAGSRDQNHLNYCSYICCMASLKHVRYVRERSDASATIYYIDLRTPGRYDKFKSITEADEKLSLVKGKVADIVEDAQGNPIVTVENALTGIKTEETYDMVVLATGMEPSCAGLKAPAGKIDVDGFVIDGEGIIAAGCAKQPFDVMKSAQSGTAAAMKAIQTVVGR